TAAAAGTATTATTTCTGGAATGGATGAGCTTACATCATTTCTTCTGTTTTATCAAATGTGCATTAGCACAACCAGGTAACAACAACATGACCACTGTTATGTTGTCACAAGCTCCTGCTTGTTTGGCAGTTTCAACTAAATATTTGCTGATGGTATTTGCTAAAGTTTCATACTGAATTTCTTGTTGCTCACCTGTTTCCAGCTTTGATTCTTCTCTTTTTACTTCTGGATTTATATAACTTTGTTCATATTGTTTTTCAACATCAAATGCATCTGATGAAGAAGAGTGAAAACTCTCAGAAGTCATGGTCAGTGATTTTTGAATCTTTGGTTCTTTGGTTATAATGTCTCGTTTACGCTGAACTTTTCGTCTCTCAGTGTGTAAATGCCCCTCAGCAACATCAGTCCCTGGTCTTCTGTATTGTTCTTTGCGATTCCTGTTTTTCAAAACTTTCTTGTCCAGTAATGGATCCTTAAGAAAACTGTCCATCACTATCCTGTGCTTGCTCTGTTCCCCACGTAAAGTCCGCAGAAAAAAGTTGCTGTCGTGATCCAACTCGATATCAAGTGTGTTTTTACGAATTGCCATGGATTCTTCCTTTTCTATAACATTTTCAAGTAGTTGATGCATGACTTGCCAAAGATGATCATGTTTCTCCATAAATGAATAATGTCGGAGTAGATATTTCATGGTTTTACTGTCCAGATTATTTTCCTTGCTTACTAATAGCTCCTCAAATAAACGCTCAAGCGACATCAAAGCATCTTTGCGCCCTTGCTGTGAAAACTCCTCAAGTAAATGTGCTAAAAAAGAATCTTTGTCAAGGTCTTTGTCCCTAACATGTAATGAATGAATTACTGAATGAATGTGTCTCGATTCTGTGTGCAaagatctaaaataaaaagaaagcattTCCAATGAGATTGAAATGACTTCATGTCTACTCAGCACTTTCCAAAATCCACTTGAAGCTAGAATAAGGAACTGACATGTGGAATCAATAGGCACAGAAACAGTGTATGGTATTGGCACAATAGATGTTTTAAGCTTGGGATCTCCATGGTATCCAAGCCCTCGTGTTGATTGAATGAATCCTTCTACAAGCCCATGTCGTTCATTTTTACTGATTGTTCCACCATTTCTATGAATACGTTTACGTTCTTTACGGTTTGAGGTGCTGTGGTTTTCAGTTAAACGATATCCTTTTCCATTTTTGCACAGGACAGCATGCACATCACCTGCAGAAAACTGAACTTGTAGTTTAAATAATATTAATTTACTTGTTATGTCTTGAACATAGAAATATCTAATCATGTTTGAATACTTACTAAAAGAAACCAAAGAACTAATCATGCCAGaagccaaacaaagacagaaattgcttgaaaaactcagcagatcaggcagcatctgtggagagaaagcagaattaatcttTCAGATACACTGACCTtttgctctgaagatgctgccagatttgttgagtctttccagcaattactgtatAATTCTTTATGGTTGGGTGCAGACAATAGTTTTGAATGGACTCTTCAAAGCATTACAAAATGCTCATGATTGCAAACAATAATCTTGTACAATAATTGTCACATTTCATGTTCAATTCTGATCAGTTACTTAGGCAATAATTTTTATGAAATCAAAATGACTGAGCAACAGCCATGAACACCTATTAGGAATTTAGACACATTCCCACAATGCACCAACGGTTAAATTATGTACAAATTAGAATGTGAGCAATAAGTTACTTGAGCacttaattaattaaataaatgagCTGAATTTTGATTTGACCTTAAAGTAAGAGAAAAGAATATTTACATGGAATGTGACAGTTGTAATTACTTATCT
The sequence above is drawn from the Stegostoma tigrinum isolate sSteTig4 chromosome 2, sSteTig4.hap1, whole genome shotgun sequence genome and encodes:
- the LOC125461678 gene encoding protein phosphatase 2C-like domain-containing protein 1, which produces MKMLSKSTEKAPLLLGTANVLNVPQCNVLTVPCFTCKKKFTATSARHHKTLHRTLAMLQYRAGNQPVSLLSLRIRRRSIIAKRMRAKKFNSLELQRINFAYEIVKSSRLLTWPFLIKSPIVCHEEFPLLLKLPDYPCVKSLGMWQDMNVLWKAQMEDVYVFMDCYGGRSDVWFLGLFDGFHGTTAAQFTSRDLPFLIIEELRKAGHPYVLSHEEHESLLSYSALFPDSPTEESYIILPSSKPDDSQSIKTDQYGSIHLAFAKAFWKMDRILGLGRNEHSKVRWSGCTAVTCLLETHAPSTSSSSESLSEDDVFEIGTLHIANAGDVHAVLCKNGKGYRLTENHSTSNRKERKRIHRNGGTISKNERHGLVEGFIQSTRGLGYHGDPKLKTSIVPIPYTVSVPIDSTCQFLILASSGFWKVLSRHEVISISLEMLSFYFRSLHTESRHIHSVIHSLHVRDKDLDKDSFLAHLLEEFSQQGRKDALMSLERLFEELLVSKENNLDSKTMKYLLRHYSFMEKHDHLWQVMHQLLENVIEKEESMAIRKNTLDIELDHDSNFFLRTLRGEQSKHRIVMDSFLKDPLLDKKVLKNRNRKEQYRRPGTDVAEGHLHTERRKVQRKRDIITKEPKIQKSLTMTSESFHSSSSDAFDVEKQYEQSYINPEVKREESKLETGEQQEIQYETLANTISKYLVETAKQAGACDNITVVMLLLPGCANAHLIKQKK